A stretch of Paenibacillus sp. URB8-2 DNA encodes these proteins:
- the copZ gene encoding copper chaperone CopZ, producing MANAVLKVDGMSCNHCVHSIDGAVNKLSGIEWVKVNLRDQDVTVEFKESEVTLDQIKDTIEEQGYDVL from the coding sequence ATGGCCAATGCGGTATTGAAAGTAGACGGAATGTCCTGTAATCATTGTGTCCATTCCATTGATGGGGCAGTAAACAAACTTTCGGGAATCGAATGGGTAAAAGTCAATTTGAGGGATCAAGATGTAACCGTGGAATTTAAAGAATCAGAAGTAACTTTGGACCAAATTAAGGATACGATCGAAGAGCAAGGTTATGACGTTCTGTAA
- a CDS encoding heavy metal translocating P-type ATPase, whose translation MLNIEGMTCAACAARIEKGLSKIDGVLEANVNFAVEKANVTFDPNRVDQNVIERKINEIGYKVQHSKVELDLIGMTCAACANRIEKGLNNLPGVTASVNFALERASVRYQEGQASIADLIARVESIGYKAKVHDSGKGQEQNKNNELKRQKRRFIVSAILSLPLLWAMVAHFNWGLYVPELLLNPWFQFALATPVQFIIGWPFYRGAYKALRNGSANMDVLVALGTSAAYFYSIVEMLRYAGMKGQHEAMPELYFEVSAILVTLLILGKWFEMLAKGRTSEAIKKLMGLQAKTAAVIRNGQEMIIPIDEVLSGDFIRVRPGEKIPVDGIVQEGASAVDESMLTGESLPVDKKPGDTVIGATINKNGNLVFQATKVGKETALAQIIKIVEEAQGSKAPIQRLADSISGIFVPIVVVIAVIVFLIWYFIVDKGNFTQAFENAIAVLVIACPCALGLATPTSIMVGTGKGAENGILIKGGEHLEAAHKLQTIVLDKTGTITKGKPELTDIVTLHPWSQAELLKYVASAEKGSEHPLAQAIVKAAEEQGMSILIPNDFEAIPGFGLRAEVEGKTIMVGTRKLMAQQGIDIRQIESDMEKWEGEGKTAILVAIDNALAGLVAVADTVKETSRQAVSRMKKLGLEVIMITGDNQRTAAAIAKQVGIDHIRAEVLPQDKASEIQKLKDQGKKVAMVGDGINDAPALALSDVGMAIGTGTDVAIEAADITLMRGDLNSIVDAIQLSHKTMRNIKQNLFWAFFYNSVGIPVAAAGLLAPWVAGAAMAFSSVSVVLNALRLKRVKL comes from the coding sequence ATGCTTAACATTGAAGGAATGACTTGCGCGGCCTGTGCAGCGCGAATTGAAAAAGGTCTTTCCAAGATAGATGGTGTTCTTGAGGCCAACGTGAATTTTGCTGTGGAAAAGGCGAATGTAACCTTTGATCCGAACCGGGTCGACCAGAACGTGATTGAAAGGAAAATTAACGAAATCGGCTACAAGGTTCAGCACAGCAAAGTGGAGCTTGATCTGATTGGAATGACTTGCGCGGCGTGCGCCAACCGGATTGAGAAAGGGTTAAACAATCTTCCCGGCGTTACAGCCTCCGTCAATTTTGCTTTGGAGAGAGCCAGCGTTCGATACCAGGAAGGACAGGCGTCCATTGCGGACCTTATAGCCAGAGTGGAGTCGATTGGTTATAAAGCGAAGGTCCATGACAGCGGGAAGGGGCAGGAACAGAATAAGAATAACGAACTAAAACGTCAAAAACGCAGGTTTATCGTATCGGCCATTCTTTCGTTACCGCTGCTCTGGGCTATGGTTGCCCACTTCAATTGGGGACTATACGTACCTGAATTACTTTTGAATCCTTGGTTCCAATTTGCGCTGGCCACACCGGTTCAATTCATCATCGGCTGGCCCTTCTACAGAGGAGCCTATAAGGCATTGCGAAACGGCAGCGCCAATATGGATGTTCTTGTTGCATTAGGCACATCTGCAGCTTATTTCTACAGTATAGTGGAGATGCTGCGTTACGCCGGAATGAAAGGCCAGCACGAAGCGATGCCGGAGTTATACTTTGAAGTCAGCGCCATCTTGGTTACCTTGCTTATTTTAGGAAAATGGTTCGAGATGCTGGCTAAGGGCCGGACATCCGAAGCGATAAAAAAGCTGATGGGGCTCCAAGCCAAGACGGCAGCCGTTATCCGAAATGGTCAAGAAATGATCATACCTATCGATGAAGTGCTTTCAGGGGACTTTATCCGTGTCCGCCCCGGGGAGAAGATTCCGGTCGACGGTATTGTACAGGAAGGCGCTTCAGCCGTTGACGAATCGATGCTGACTGGAGAAAGCTTGCCAGTTGATAAGAAACCGGGAGATACCGTGATCGGTGCTACGATCAATAAGAATGGGAACTTGGTTTTTCAGGCAACAAAGGTTGGAAAGGAAACAGCTTTGGCCCAAATCATCAAGATAGTAGAAGAAGCCCAAGGCTCCAAAGCACCTATTCAGCGGCTAGCGGACAGCATATCCGGTATTTTTGTACCTATAGTGGTTGTCATCGCTGTCATCGTATTTCTCATATGGTACTTCATTGTGGATAAAGGTAATTTTACACAGGCATTCGAGAATGCCATCGCCGTACTCGTAATTGCTTGCCCATGCGCTCTCGGATTGGCAACACCAACCTCCATTATGGTAGGAACCGGAAAAGGGGCGGAGAACGGGATACTGATCAAGGGCGGAGAACATTTGGAAGCCGCTCACAAGCTTCAAACCATCGTCCTCGACAAAACCGGAACGATTACCAAAGGAAAGCCTGAGTTAACGGACATCGTGACGCTTCATCCTTGGTCACAAGCGGAATTGTTGAAATACGTAGCAAGTGCCGAGAAAGGTTCGGAGCATCCGCTGGCACAAGCCATTGTGAAAGCGGCCGAAGAACAAGGAATGTCTATCCTGATTCCGAACGATTTCGAAGCTATACCAGGCTTCGGCTTGCGGGCGGAAGTAGAGGGGAAAACGATTATGGTCGGTACCCGGAAACTAATGGCACAGCAAGGAATTGATATCCGTCAAATTGAAAGCGACATGGAGAAATGGGAAGGAGAAGGAAAAACAGCGATTCTGGTTGCCATTGACAATGCTCTTGCCGGTTTGGTGGCCGTTGCGGACACGGTGAAGGAAACATCCCGTCAAGCCGTATCACGTATGAAGAAACTGGGGCTTGAAGTAATCATGATTACCGGCGATAACCAGCGGACAGCCGCAGCCATTGCCAAACAAGTGGGCATTGACCATATTCGAGCGGAGGTCCTGCCTCAAGATAAAGCCAGCGAAATTCAGAAACTGAAAGACCAAGGCAAAAAGGTTGCTATGGTCGGCGACGGCATCAACGATGCACCGGCTCTGGCTCTCTCCGACGTGGGAATGGCGATTGGCACAGGTACAGATGTAGCCATTGAAGCTGCGGACATTACCCTGATGAGGGGAGATCTGAACAGCATTGTCGATGCCATTCAGCTTAGCCATAAAACGATGAGAAACATTAAGCAAAACCTGTTTTGGGCGTTTTTCTACAACTCGGTTGGAATTCCGGTTGCAGCCGCGGGGTTGTTAGCCCCTTGGGTGGCTGGCGCCGCTATGGCTTTCAGTTCGGTATCTGTCGTATTGAATGCGCTAAGACTCAAAAGGGTCAAACTCTAA